A genomic window from Candidatus Nitrosoglobus terrae includes:
- a CDS encoding primosomal protein N', producing the protein MAAHTCILRLAIYSPLRRYFDYLPPNGIPYQQLQPGIRLQVSFGKRTVVGILIAVVSQSQVAFHKLKQAQHCLDKSPIIPTPLLQLLTWAVNYYHHSPGEVFFTALPRALRQGKSANLPTYRQWFLTPKGCSSDLKILIRAPHQRQIIELLRYHPQGLTSSEIKEKFGTYQSSLRSLVIKGWVNFKEECAWKKQESSKKHFKHLLNPSQKIAVTTILTAQQKFQPFLLEGVTGSGKTEVYLHVIEEIIAKNQQALVLTPEIGLTPQIVERFCSHLQGSVAVLHSGLTDRERLAVWVAAYEGKVAVIIGTRSAIWAPLQHLGIIIVDEEHDPSFKQQEGFRYHARDLAIVWARQAKIPVVLGSATPSLESLYNARCQRYHLLQLSQRAGKAQTPQIYLIDIRSCSLEAGISPPMLKALEHHLEQGNQALLFLNRRGFAPTLICYECGFIIPCRRCDSYMTVYQYNDSHRLRCHHCGANQLIPANCPQCNHSFLYPKGLGTEQVEAKLRSIFPDTGIARIDRDTTRGSGVLDKILNDIQKKKYRLLIGTQMLAKGHHYPNITLVGILDADQGLFSGDFRAGERMAQLILQVIGRSGRGEKSGEVLIQTRHPDNLLLQAIISQKYDRVAKILLEERYQTGFPPHGYLALLRAKSALVDTPIAFLENARDMAIALNTHQGMVTVLGPVSAPMERRAGYYRGQLLLQGSSRPYLQQLLATWIPKLEFLKTARKVKWSLDVDPVDLM; encoded by the coding sequence ATGGCAGCTCACACTTGCATCCTGCGCTTGGCTATCTACTCCCCTTTGCGGCGCTATTTTGATTATCTCCCACCGAATGGAATACCATATCAGCAGCTACAACCTGGGATACGCTTACAGGTCTCTTTCGGTAAACGTACCGTAGTAGGTATTCTTATTGCTGTGGTTTCTCAAAGCCAAGTTGCTTTTCACAAGCTAAAGCAAGCTCAACACTGTCTTGATAAATCCCCCATCATTCCAACACCTCTGCTTCAGCTTCTTACTTGGGCTGTTAACTATTACCATCACTCCCCAGGGGAGGTATTTTTTACTGCCTTGCCTCGAGCTTTACGCCAAGGTAAATCAGCTAATCTACCTACCTATCGGCAATGGTTTTTAACTCCAAAAGGCTGTAGTAGTGATTTAAAAATCCTCATTCGAGCTCCACACCAAAGGCAGATAATAGAACTATTACGTTACCACCCTCAAGGATTAACCTCATCTGAGATTAAGGAGAAATTTGGCACCTACCAAAGTAGTCTTCGCAGCTTAGTCATTAAGGGTTGGGTAAATTTTAAAGAAGAGTGTGCTTGGAAAAAACAAGAATCATCAAAAAAACATTTTAAACATCTACTTAATCCCTCTCAAAAAATAGCTGTTACCACTATTCTTACTGCTCAGCAAAAATTCCAGCCCTTCTTATTAGAGGGTGTTACCGGCAGTGGTAAAACAGAGGTTTATTTACATGTTATTGAGGAAATAATCGCTAAAAATCAACAAGCGCTAGTGCTGACCCCAGAAATTGGGCTGACTCCTCAAATTGTAGAGCGCTTTTGCAGTCATCTTCAAGGCTCTGTTGCCGTCTTGCACTCTGGCCTTACTGATCGGGAACGTCTAGCAGTATGGGTTGCCGCCTATGAAGGAAAAGTTGCTGTAATTATTGGCACTCGTTCAGCAATATGGGCACCTCTTCAGCATCTTGGGATTATCATCGTTGATGAAGAACACGATCCTTCTTTTAAACAACAAGAGGGGTTTCGCTATCATGCTCGTGATTTAGCTATTGTATGGGCTCGTCAGGCCAAAATACCGGTAGTATTAGGCAGTGCGACCCCTTCTTTAGAAAGCCTATATAATGCTAGATGTCAACGCTATCACTTATTACAGCTATCGCAACGAGCCGGCAAAGCACAGACTCCTCAAATTTATCTTATTGATATCCGATCTTGTTCCTTAGAAGCTGGAATTTCCCCACCGATGTTAAAAGCGTTAGAGCATCACTTAGAACAAGGAAACCAAGCATTATTATTCCTAAACCGACGAGGTTTTGCGCCTACTTTAATTTGCTATGAATGTGGCTTTATCATTCCTTGTCGCCGCTGCGACTCCTATATGACAGTCTATCAATACAATGATAGCCATCGACTACGCTGCCATCATTGTGGAGCTAATCAGCTTATCCCCGCTAACTGTCCTCAATGTAATCACTCCTTCTTATATCCAAAAGGATTAGGTACAGAACAAGTAGAAGCAAAACTTAGATCTATTTTTCCAGATACTGGGATTGCCCGTATTGATAGAGATACTACCCGTGGATCAGGGGTTTTAGATAAAATCCTTAATGATATCCAAAAAAAAAAATATCGCCTTTTAATAGGTACGCAAATGCTCGCAAAAGGCCATCACTATCCCAACATTACCTTGGTCGGGATCTTGGATGCCGATCAAGGTCTATTTAGCGGGGATTTTCGAGCTGGTGAGCGTATGGCTCAGCTTATCCTTCAAGTTATAGGACGATCAGGTCGCGGTGAAAAATCCGGTGAAGTTTTGATTCAAACCCGACATCCCGATAACCTCTTGCTACAAGCAATAATAAGTCAAAAATATGATCGAGTAGCTAAGATACTCCTAGAAGAACGCTACCAAACCGGATTTCCTCCTCATGGCTATTTAGCTCTGCTTAGAGCAAAATCAGCGTTAGTTGACACACCAATAGCGTTTCTTGAAAATGCTCGGGATATGGCTATAGCACTCAACACCCATCAGGGTATGGTAACCGTATTAGGCCCAGTATCTGCCCCTATGGAACGCCGAGCTGGTTATTATCGCGGCCAACTGCTGCTTCAAGGAAGCTCTCGTCCTTATCTACAGCAATTATTAGCGACGTGGATACCCAAATTAGAGTTTCTTAAAACAGCAAGAAAAGTAAAATGGTCTTTAGATGTAGATCCTGTGGACTTAATGTAA
- the grxC gene encoding glutaredoxin 3, producing MDKTVHEVVMYATAHCPYCIRARSLLTSKGIDYTEIRVDLEPEQRAIMINKSGHRTVPQIFINDQPIGGCDDLMILDREGDLDRLLGL from the coding sequence GTGGATAAAACAGTACATGAAGTTGTAATGTATGCAACAGCACATTGTCCTTACTGTATTAGAGCACGAAGTTTATTAACTAGTAAGGGGATTGATTATACGGAGATACGCGTTGATCTTGAGCCTGAGCAGCGAGCAATAATGATAAATAAAAGTGGTCATCGTACTGTGCCTCAGATATTTATCAACGATCAGCCTATTGGTGGCTGTGATGATTTAATGATACTAGATCGGGAAGGAGATCTTGATAGGTTATTAGGCCTCTAG
- the argS gene encoding arginine--tRNA ligase has translation MKDQLRTLITAALSCLSQEGVLPNYSPDKIQIERTRNKSHGDFASNIPMILAKEAQQKPQDLAKLIVARLPKNSWIEKVEIAGPGFINFTLALSAYQAVISEILNQKEAFGCSNLGQGKRVHLEFVSANPTGPLHVGHGRGAAYGDTLARLLTAIGYKIHREYYINDAGRQMDILATSLWLRYLELCGETLPFPASGYRGDYIRNIAKDLKTEKGNIFHYPTTEVLAELPLDAPVGDKEQYIDALSKRAKCLLGEEHYQQLFELGLNTILTDIREDLLEFGITYDQWFSERSLIKANTVNHTIDRLKALGQLYQKEGAWWFRSTDFGDEKDRVIVRENGQPTYFASDTAYHLDKLERGYAKIIDVWGADHHGYIPRIKAFFQALNVTSQQFEINLVQFAILYRGKEKVQMSTRSGEFVTLRELRHEIGRDAARFFYIMRSPEQHMDFDLELAKSRGNENPVYYIQYAHARIANVFLQLKERGLTWNQKSDEFQIKQLNESHEMTIINQLFYYPEAVENAATQSAPHLLAYYLLDLAKELHIYYNSHTFLVDSPELRDARLTLIAAVKQVIKNGLTLLGVSAPEYM, from the coding sequence TTGAAAGATCAACTCCGAACACTTATTACTGCTGCCCTTTCTTGCTTATCCCAAGAAGGCGTGTTACCTAATTATAGCCCAGATAAAATCCAGATCGAACGAACTCGGAATAAATCCCATGGAGATTTTGCCAGTAACATTCCTATGATACTGGCTAAGGAAGCTCAGCAAAAGCCACAAGATTTAGCCAAGCTTATCGTTGCTCGTTTACCAAAAAATTCATGGATAGAAAAGGTTGAAATAGCCGGTCCAGGTTTTATCAATTTCACTTTAGCTTTATCCGCCTATCAAGCGGTTATTTCTGAAATATTAAACCAAAAAGAAGCCTTTGGCTGTAGTAATCTAGGACAGGGTAAACGAGTGCACTTAGAATTTGTCTCTGCAAACCCTACTGGCCCTCTCCATGTAGGGCATGGACGAGGAGCCGCTTATGGCGATACTTTAGCGCGCCTACTTACCGCTATAGGCTATAAAATTCATCGAGAATATTATATCAACGATGCTGGGCGACAGATGGATATTCTTGCCACTAGTCTTTGGCTACGATATTTGGAGTTATGCGGGGAAACCTTGCCCTTTCCTGCTAGCGGTTATCGTGGAGATTACATTCGAAATATCGCTAAAGATCTTAAAACTGAAAAAGGAAATATCTTTCACTATCCTACCACAGAGGTTCTGGCTGAGTTACCGCTAGATGCTCCAGTAGGAGATAAAGAACAATATATTGATGCTCTTTCTAAAAGGGCTAAATGTTTACTGGGAGAGGAGCATTATCAGCAGCTTTTTGAGTTAGGATTGAATACTATTTTAACCGATATCCGTGAGGATCTTCTTGAGTTCGGAATCACCTATGATCAGTGGTTTTCTGAGCGTTCCCTTATAAAGGCTAATACAGTAAACCATACGATAGATCGTCTCAAAGCACTAGGTCAACTCTACCAAAAGGAAGGTGCCTGGTGGTTTCGCTCTACGGATTTTGGCGATGAAAAAGATCGGGTTATAGTACGAGAAAATGGCCAGCCTACCTATTTCGCTTCTGATACAGCTTACCACTTAGATAAGTTAGAGCGAGGATACGCTAAGATAATTGATGTCTGGGGTGCCGATCACCACGGTTATATACCCCGAATCAAAGCGTTTTTTCAAGCTTTGAATGTTACTTCGCAGCAATTTGAGATCAATCTAGTTCAATTTGCTATTCTTTACCGCGGCAAAGAGAAAGTACAAATGTCCACGCGTAGCGGTGAATTTGTAACTCTACGAGAGCTACGTCATGAAATTGGAAGAGATGCAGCGCGGTTTTTTTATATAATGCGTAGCCCCGAACAACACATGGACTTTGATCTAGAATTAGCTAAATCCCGAGGTAATGAAAATCCAGTTTATTACATTCAATACGCTCATGCTCGTATCGCCAATGTTTTCCTGCAGCTTAAAGAACGAGGGTTAACATGGAATCAAAAATCAGATGAATTCCAAATAAAACAGCTAAATGAATCCCATGAAATGACGATTATTAATCAGCTATTTTATTATCCGGAGGCAGTTGAAAATGCAGCTACTCAGAGCGCACCTCATTTGTTAGCCTACTATCTTTTAGATTTAGCTAAAGAGCTTCATATTTATTACAATAGCCACACTTTTTTAGTTGATTCTCCAGAATTACGGGATGCTCGGCTAACTTTAATTGCAGCTGTTAAACAAGTTATCAAAAATGGCTTGACGCTACTTGGCGTCTCAGCACCGGAGTACATGTAA
- a CDS encoding SPOR domain-containing protein — translation MLSNEEKKITSHDEELKPWPWPIIGLLAGILVFSLRSWDPWIDKNIATQGTIKDENTRTKKSNLAHFEFYTLLPKMDVATLSPPTSPQRQLKPQSKIVIESSLKPKPSRSKMMDVAAIESPLPPQQQVKVQPKIATDPSLKPKPSRSKMMDVAAIESPLPPQQQVKVQPKIATDPSLKPKPSRSKMMDVAAIESPLPPQQQVKIQSKIWVESPSESKTSRSKSITSDIYVLQAGSFRNYTQADKRKATLALLGIEATIQTAATDNNIWHRVRIGPNINLAKLYQIQHHLHDNQIECQLVKIRS, via the coding sequence ATGCTTTCTAACGAAGAAAAAAAAATTACTTCTCATGACGAAGAGTTAAAACCTTGGCCATGGCCTATTATTGGACTACTGGCTGGCATTTTGGTATTCTCACTCCGAAGCTGGGATCCATGGATTGATAAAAATATAGCAACGCAAGGTACTATTAAAGATGAAAACACTAGAACAAAAAAATCTAATCTAGCTCATTTTGAATTCTATACTTTGCTACCAAAAATGGATGTAGCAACACTCAGCCCACCCACCTCTCCTCAGCGGCAATTAAAGCCTCAATCCAAGATAGTAATTGAATCCTCCCTTAAACCCAAACCATCCCGATCTAAAATGATGGATGTAGCAGCGATCGAATCACCGCTTCCTCCTCAGCAACAAGTAAAAGTTCAACCTAAGATAGCAACCGATCCTTCCCTTAAACCCAAACCATCCCGATCTAAAATGATGGATGTAGCAGCGATCGAATCACCGCTTCCTCCTCAGCAACAAGTAAAAGTTCAACCTAAGATAGCAACCGATCCTTCCCTTAAACCCAAACCATCCCGATCTAAAATGATGGATGTAGCAGCGATCGAATCACCGCTTCCTCCTCAGCAGCAAGTAAAAATTCAATCTAAGATATGGGTAGAATCACCTTCAGAATCCAAAACTTCTCGATCTAAATCAATTACCTCTGATATTTATGTTTTGCAGGCTGGATCTTTTCGTAATTACACCCAAGCTGATAAGCGTAAGGCTACCTTAGCGCTCTTAGGAATAGAGGCTACCATTCAAACAGCGGCTACCGATAATAATATTTGGCATCGAGTCCGTATTGGTCCAAACATTAATCTCGCTAAACTCTATCAGATTCAGCATCATCTACATGATAATCAGATAGAATGCCAGCTAGTTAAAATCAGATCTTAA
- a CDS encoding DJ-1 family glyoxalase III — MINVLIPLAQGCEELEAVTLIDLLRRSGIHVVTAGLDDQPVIASRGTCLIPDTSLDKVAQQEFNMVVLPGGLLGANNLNSDPRIHDLLKRTAERGNITAAICAAPTILANAGLLEGKHATGYPGFLDKLNLPTTTLRDEAVVVDGRVVTSKGPGTAMDFALTLIEILMGKEVRNKVENELQRPS; from the coding sequence ATGATTAATGTTCTTATTCCCCTAGCTCAAGGCTGCGAGGAGCTTGAAGCGGTAACTCTAATTGATCTATTACGACGCTCCGGTATCCATGTAGTTACAGCTGGGCTTGATGATCAGCCCGTTATTGCTAGCCGTGGCACTTGCTTAATTCCAGATACATCCCTAGATAAAGTGGCTCAGCAGGAATTTAATATGGTGGTGCTACCTGGTGGCTTACTAGGTGCCAATAATCTTAATTCAGATCCTCGTATTCATGATCTACTCAAGCGCACTGCAGAACGCGGGAATATTACGGCTGCAATCTGTGCGGCACCTACAATACTTGCAAATGCAGGGCTGCTTGAGGGCAAACATGCCACCGGCTATCCAGGGTTTCTTGACAAACTTAACCTACCTACAACAACGCTACGAGATGAAGCAGTCGTTGTAGATGGCCGTGTGGTGACTTCAAAAGGGCCTGGAACAGCAATGGATTTTGCACTTACCTTAATAGAGATTCTAATGGGTAAAGAAGTTCGCAATAAAGTCGAAAATGAGCTACAACGCCCAAGCTAA
- a CDS encoding rhodanese-like domain-containing protein yields MNINISRIFEFLTNHWILSTLLIGVLLALAVDPLLRRLRGIRKISTIETTRLINQENAVVIDIREEKEFDKEHILDSINIPLSHFSKRLEKLDQFKDRPLVMVWGIGQGILPVTSQLSRRGHKAIYMLQGGMESWREANMPLFSKAKAKEVIKLNKAETQPSDFKEEDIKHYSETNKKIIPRKRAKGRKRDKRG; encoded by the coding sequence ATGAATATTAATATTAGCCGTATTTTTGAATTTCTCACTAATCATTGGATACTATCGACATTGCTTATAGGGGTTTTACTAGCTCTTGCTGTTGATCCATTATTGCGTCGGCTACGAGGGATTAGAAAAATATCCACAATTGAGACTACACGATTGATAAACCAAGAGAATGCTGTAGTTATAGATATTCGAGAGGAGAAAGAGTTCGATAAAGAACATATTTTGGATTCTATCAATATACCATTATCTCATTTTTCTAAGCGCTTAGAAAAATTGGATCAGTTTAAAGATCGCCCCTTAGTGATGGTGTGGGGAATAGGGCAAGGGATACTACCCGTTACAAGCCAGCTGAGTCGAAGAGGACATAAGGCTATTTATATGCTTCAAGGAGGAATGGAATCATGGCGAGAGGCAAATATGCCTTTATTTAGTAAAGCTAAAGCCAAAGAAGTGATTAAGCTTAACAAAGCTGAGACTCAGCCTTCTGATTTTAAAGAAGAAGATATTAAGCATTACTCTGAAACCAATAAAAAAATTATTCCTAGAAAAAGAGCTAAGGGTAGAAAAAGAGATAAGCGTGGATAA
- a CDS encoding formylmethanofuran dehydrogenase subunit B has protein sequence MIRRIEDDIWDEVPNPFCGAITDELKVKIEGNRLTVLESSCPITKYALEQEIGDSTPKIQGKPVTLEAAIKQIVEILDQSHLPLLSGLATDIAGIQAILALADHYGAVVDHIASKSLLSNILAFQNSSWITTTLSEVKNRLDLLMIVGSDIEASFPQFFKRYVWNTNTLFDRDPSQRKIIYLGQLPNGQKPHQPDGYPSQIINCKLEDLPEVIAALKAQIIGNLLQAKTVASITIKELTDLANQLKQARYGVITWITEQWTFPHAELTVQVLGELIKAVNKTTRCSGLPLGGLHGEITASHVCTWQTGYPIRISFAPSYPDYDPYHYATQQLLDSGEADTLIWISAFDQRIIPPLTSIPTIVLGRSGMHLMQVPEVFIPVGTPGIDHQGHIYRADNAVIMPLYKLRDSGLPSTAEILNAILRYSL, from the coding sequence ATGATCCGCCGGATTGAAGATGATATATGGGATGAAGTACCCAACCCTTTTTGTGGTGCTATTACGGATGAGCTTAAGGTAAAGATAGAAGGTAATCGTCTCACAGTTCTAGAAAGTAGTTGCCCAATAACTAAGTACGCCCTTGAGCAAGAAATAGGTGACAGTACCCCTAAAATCCAAGGTAAGCCGGTTACTTTAGAAGCAGCTATTAAACAGATTGTTGAAATCCTAGATCAATCCCATTTGCCCTTACTATCAGGCCTCGCTACTGATATAGCCGGGATTCAAGCCATATTAGCACTTGCTGATCATTACGGAGCCGTAGTTGATCACATAGCTTCTAAATCACTCTTAAGCAATATCCTAGCATTTCAAAATAGTAGCTGGATAACTACTACCTTAAGTGAGGTTAAAAATCGACTTGATCTCTTAATGATTGTAGGTAGCGATATTGAAGCTAGTTTTCCTCAATTTTTCAAACGTTATGTCTGGAATACAAACACACTCTTCGATCGGGATCCATCTCAGAGAAAAATTATCTATTTAGGTCAATTGCCTAATGGCCAGAAACCCCACCAACCTGATGGATATCCATCTCAAATTATTAATTGTAAATTAGAAGATCTTCCTGAAGTTATTGCAGCGTTAAAAGCTCAAATTATAGGTAATCTGCTACAGGCTAAAACAGTAGCAAGTATTACAATAAAAGAATTAACTGATCTAGCAAACCAATTAAAACAAGCTCGCTATGGAGTTATTACTTGGATTACAGAGCAATGGACTTTCCCTCATGCTGAACTTACTGTCCAAGTACTTGGTGAGCTAATTAAAGCGGTAAATAAAACTACTCGCTGCTCAGGTCTGCCTTTAGGAGGGCTACATGGGGAGATCACAGCCAGTCATGTTTGCACTTGGCAAACAGGTTATCCTATAAGGATTAGCTTTGCACCAAGTTACCCGGATTATGATCCTTATCACTATGCTACTCAACAATTACTTGATTCTGGGGAGGCAGATACTTTAATTTGGATTTCTGCCTTTGATCAACGTATCATTCCACCACTTACCTCTATTCCTACAATAGTACTAGGACGATCGGGCATGCATCTTATGCAAGTACCAGAAGTTTTTATCCCAGTAGGCACTCCAGGGATTGATCATCAGGGGCATATCTACCGCGCTGATAACGCAGTCATTATGCCGCTATATAAATTACGAGATTCGGGGCTACCTAGTACGGCCGAGATCCTTAACGCTATACTCAGATATAGCCTTTAA
- a CDS encoding S41 family peptidase — protein MLFSKRYLLAMTLGLVSGISLIFGSIVLAERSESKTEALPLEELRAFSEIFGQIKRNYVEPVDDKILIDGSIRGMLASLDPHSAYLDPQAYKELRIGTSGEFGGLGIEVGMEDGFIRVVAPIDDTPAQKAGIEAGDLIIRIDDEPIKDLSLSDAVQKMRGKPGTDITLTIIRKSETKPLKFTITRSIIKVKSVKSRILEEGYGYIRISQFQAETGSNMQIAIEGLKKENKTKLKGLILDLRNNPGGVLSAAVEVSDAFLEKGLVVYTEGREPESKQQFRATAGDILNNAPMVVLVNGGSASASEIVSGALQDHHRAVIVGSQTFGKGSVQTILPLTEDTALKLTTARYYTPSGRSIQAEGITPDIELESVKISDSSLSDTNDFIRESDLSRHLVNGNEEQGKIKGKKQDKKTSLAAQDYPLYEALNILKGLSALAAR, from the coding sequence ATGCTTTTCTCAAAACGCTATTTATTGGCAATGACCCTAGGTCTTGTCTCAGGCATAAGCCTTATTTTTGGATCAATAGTCCTTGCTGAACGCTCAGAGAGCAAGACTGAGGCATTACCTTTAGAAGAGTTACGTGCCTTTTCAGAGATATTTGGGCAAATTAAACGCAATTATGTTGAACCGGTAGATGATAAAATACTCATCGACGGCTCTATTCGCGGCATGCTCGCCAGCCTAGATCCTCACTCTGCTTACCTAGATCCTCAAGCTTACAAAGAATTACGTATTGGAACCTCCGGTGAGTTTGGTGGGTTGGGGATAGAGGTAGGCATGGAAGATGGGTTTATCCGCGTGGTCGCTCCTATTGACGACACGCCCGCTCAAAAAGCAGGCATTGAAGCGGGCGATCTTATTATCCGTATTGACGATGAGCCAATAAAAGATCTAAGTCTTTCTGATGCTGTGCAAAAAATGCGCGGAAAACCAGGTACGGATATCACTTTAACTATTATTCGTAAAAGTGAAACAAAGCCTCTTAAATTTACTATTACCCGATCCATTATTAAGGTTAAAAGTGTTAAAAGCCGAATTTTAGAAGAAGGCTATGGCTATATCCGCATTAGCCAATTCCAAGCTGAAACAGGATCTAATATGCAGATCGCTATCGAGGGTCTTAAAAAGGAGAACAAAACAAAGCTCAAGGGCTTGATCTTAGATTTGCGTAATAATCCAGGGGGAGTCCTTAGTGCTGCAGTAGAAGTATCAGATGCTTTTTTAGAGAAGGGACTAGTTGTTTATACAGAAGGAAGAGAGCCAGAATCAAAGCAGCAATTTCGAGCTACCGCTGGAGATATTCTCAATAATGCGCCTATGGTCGTTTTAGTTAACGGAGGATCAGCCTCCGCTTCAGAGATCGTCTCTGGCGCGCTTCAAGATCACCATCGAGCAGTCATAGTAGGTTCGCAGACTTTCGGCAAAGGATCAGTTCAGACTATTTTACCACTCACTGAGGATACTGCGCTAAAACTTACCACAGCTAGGTATTACACCCCCTCTGGGCGATCTATCCAAGCGGAAGGCATTACCCCAGATATTGAACTTGAAAGCGTAAAAATATCAGACTCTTCCCTTTCTGATACCAATGATTTTATTAGAGAATCCGATCTTTCTCGGCATCTTGTAAATGGCAATGAAGAACAAGGGAAAATCAAAGGTAAAAAACAAGATAAAAAAACTTCTTTAGCCGCACAGGACTACCCTTTATATGAGGCATTAAACATATTAAAGGGACTAAGTGCTTTAGCAGCCCGTTAA
- a CDS encoding GrpB family protein yields the protein MINRTMNIIVTDYNKNWPQMFEVKATVIRDILKDELVEIHHIGSTAVPNLKAKSIIDIMLIVKDIEKVDNFNPVMIGIGYEPLVEFGIKGRRYLQKGGENRTHQIYIFQYDNQSEIERHLVVRDYLKLHHEDAIKYGKLKERLAQKFPKDIAGYCDGKNGFVQNLEQRAIEWKQENN from the coding sequence ATGATTAATCGTACAATGAATATTATTGTTACAGATTATAATAAAAATTGGCCCCAGATGTTTGAAGTGAAAGCAACAGTTATTAGAGATATATTAAAAGATGAGCTTGTTGAAATTCATCATATAGGTAGTACAGCAGTACCCAATTTAAAGGCTAAGTCAATTATCGACATTATGCTAATAGTTAAGGATATTGAAAAAGTTGATAATTTTAATCCAGTGATGATTGGAATAGGGTATGAGCCACTTGTAGAGTTTGGAATTAAAGGAAGAAGATATCTTCAAAAAGGTGGAGAAAATAGAACACACCAAATCTATATTTTTCAATATGATAATCAATCTGAAATAGAACGTCATCTTGTAGTTCGTGATTATCTTAAGCTGCACCATGAGGATGCAATTAAGTACGGAAAGTTAAAAGAACGACTTGCTCAAAAATTCCCTAAAGATATCGCAGGATATTGTGATGGTAAGAATGGTTTTGTACAAAATCTGGAACAAAGAGCAATTGAATGGAAACAGGAAAACAATTGA
- the secB gene encoding protein-export chaperone SecB produces the protein MTEDGIGSEVNGKNQQPQFIIQKIYIKDLSFETPNSPHIFTKEWKPELNLQLGNESQHIAENIYSVILSLTVTAKLNDQVAFLTEVQQAGIFTLSGYSNKDLGPLLGSYCPTILFPFAREVIADLVTKGGFPPLLLAPVNFDAIYAEQQHSSNKVAEVRH, from the coding sequence ATGACAGAAGATGGTATAGGATCGGAAGTTAATGGTAAAAATCAGCAACCTCAGTTTATTATTCAGAAGATCTACATTAAAGATCTCTCCTTTGAGACTCCTAATTCTCCCCATATCTTTACTAAAGAGTGGAAGCCTGAATTAAATCTCCAGCTTGGCAATGAAAGCCAGCACATCGCTGAAAATATATATAGCGTGATTTTATCGTTAACGGTAACAGCTAAACTAAATGATCAAGTAGCTTTTCTTACTGAAGTACAACAAGCGGGTATTTTTACACTTAGCGGTTATAGTAATAAGGATTTAGGTCCTTTGCTTGGTAGTTATTGCCCTACTATCTTATTTCCGTTTGCAAGGGAGGTGATAGCAGATTTAGTGACTAAAGGTGGTTTCCCTCCGTTATTATTAGCGCCGGTTAATTTTGATGCAATCTATGCTGAGCAACAACATTCATCAAATAAAGTAGCCGAGGTTCGGCATTGA